TGCCTTCAACAATGGGAGCTGGGGGCGGGGCCGCATGCACCGTCCCCATGGCGACGGGGGCGCGCGTTCTGTCTAGTGCGTGGTGACGTTTTGGGCAGTGGGCGGGGAGTTCTAGGGCAGTGCGTGGTGACGTTTTCGGCAGTGGGCAGGGGTGTTCGAGCAGTGCGTGGTGACGTTTTGGGCAGTGGGCGGGGTTGTTAGGGCAGTGCGTGGTGACGTTTGGGGAAGTGGGCGGAATGTTGGGGTAGTGCGTGGTGACGTTTGGGCAGCGCGGGGATGCGAGAGCCGTGTTTGATGACGTTTGGACAATGGGCGGGGTTGTGAGGGAATGCGTGGTGACGTCAAATCAATGGGCGGGGATGCCAGGTAATGCGTGATGACGTAATGGGCAGGGGTGTGAAAGCTGTGCGTGGTGACGCTATGGGCAGTGGGCGGGTGTGTAAGAGCAGTGCGTGGTGACGTTTGGGCAGCGGGCGGGTCTGTCAGAGCAGTGCGCGGTGACGTTTGGGCAGTGCTCGCGGATGTTGGGGCAGTGCGTGATGACGTTCGGGCAGTGGGCGGGGATGTTAGGGCTGTGCGTGGCGACGTTCTGAGCAGAGGACGTGATGTCAGGTAAGTGCGAGGTGACGCCCGGGCAGTGCGCGTGACGTTAATGCTGTGCGTGATGACGGCGGATACCGCCTCCTATATAAAGCGGCCATTCGGCGCCCCCACCCGCTCAGTCGCCGGACGGAAGCGAGGGGGTGGGTCCCGCACGCCAGCTGCCGCTTTGCACCAACCCACCCACCGCCGAAAATGGTGAAGATCTTCGTGGGCAACCTGCCGCGGGGCTGCGAGGCCTCGGAGCTGCGGCCGCTCTTCGAGAAGTACGGCGAGGTGAACGAGTGCGACGTGCTGAGCAGCTACGCCTTCGTGCACATGGAGAAGGAGGCGGAGGCCAAGCGGGCGATCGGCGAGCTGCACCGGCGCCCGCTGCGCGCCTCGCCGCTGACGGTGGAGCTGGCCACGGCGCGCCTGCGCAACGGCACCAAGCTGTACGTGGGCAACCGTGGCGGCGGGGGCGCGCACGCGGGACCTCCAGCGGCTCTTCCAGGCCTACGGGCGCGTGCTCGAGTGCGACATCGTCAAGAACTACGCCTTCGTGCACATGGAGAAGGAGCGCCAGGCGCTGGAGGCCGTGCGCGGCCTGAGCGGCTCCCAGCTGGCCGGCCAGCGCGTCTACGTGCAGCTCTCCCGGTCCAAatccggggcgggggggcggggccggggtggccccgccccctcttcctccctccccccaccccccttccccccccacctcctcccgccccccccaccacccggctACCTGCCCCGCCGCCTGGTCCCTCCCCCGCCGCccactcctcaccaccccctggccGCCCGCTACCCACCTGCCACGACCCCTACGGCCGCCGCCTGCtgcccccgcctcccctccccctccctccccctacctcctctcccacCCTACGCCCCGCGACCGCCGcgtcctgccccctctcccccctcctccgcctccccctccccacccttcctcTTACCTCCGGGGCGCAGCCCTCCGCAGCGGCCTCAGCAACGGCTACGGGGGGAAGCTTTGGGGCTACTGAGGGGTCGACGGGGGTGGGGGCGGCTTCGGAGAAGCTGAATTGTTCCCAAGATGTCCgggttagacggattggccacgctgaacttgtcccttggtgtccaaaaatgtgcaggttaggtggattggccgtgctaaattgtcccttagtgtccaaagatgtgcaggttaggtggattggccgtgctaaattgtcccttagtgtccaaagatgtgcaggttaggt
The sequence above is drawn from the Scyliorhinus canicula chromosome 31, sScyCan1.1, whole genome shotgun sequence genome and encodes:
- the LOC119958845 gene encoding RNA-binding protein 4-like, producing MVKIFVGNLPRGCEASELRPLFEKYGEVNECDVLSSYAFVHMEKEAEAKRAIGELHRRPLRASPLTVELATARLRNGTKLYVGNRGGGGAHAGPPAALPGLRARARVRHRQELRLRAHGEGAPGAGGRARPERLPAGRPARLHDLQV